AAAAATCACCCCCTGACACCCGGCAGCAGCTGCAGAACGGATCAGGGCACCAAAATTGTGTGGATCCGTAATACCATCAAGAATCAGAAAAAAACGCTCTGACTGCGAACTCTGCGCAAGCAACTGCGCCAAAGAGACAAAGTCCTGAGCCTTTACCTGGGCAACAACGCCCTGATGCCGGACATCTCCAACCATTTTATCCAGCTGGCGGCGCTCGCATTGCTTCACAGCAACATGTCGTTCGGTTGCCTGGGCAACAATTTCCTCAAGACGCGGATTACGTTGCGCTTCAACGTAAAGCGCAACGACCTTTCGTCCCTGTCCCAGCGCCTCAAAAACCGCATTAAGCCCAAACAGATATTGACTCACGCGCCAGCCTCGGTCATCTCCGCAACAATAGAGCGTGCCGCTAGAACCGGGTCATCTGCCTTGGAAATCGGCCGACCGACAACCAGATAATCTGAGCCGGCGGCAATCGCTTCCCCCGGTGTCATCACCCGTTGTTGATCATCACGTGCCGCCGTTGCCGGGCGCACACCAGGGGTCACAACGACAAAGTCACCACCGCAGGCCTGACGAATCAGCGGCAATTCTTGAGCCGAGGCCACCACACCATGCAGTCCACTTTCCCTGGCTAACGTTGCAAGCCGAGGCACCATCTGCGTCACAGGAAGGTCGATCCCCACCTGACGCAGATCTTCTTCAGACGACGAGGTGAGAATGGTTACCGCCAACGTGATCGGCACAGGAAAACCCTCCTTGACGGCGGCCTCCCGAACTTCATCAACCATCGTCCGCATCATCTTGCCGCCGCCCAGCGCATGAACATTGAACATCTGCACACCCATACGTGCCGCTTCAATACCGGCCTTGGCAACAGTATTGGGGATATCATGATATTTAAGGTCAAGAAAAACGCCGCCCCCGGCCTGGCGAATCATATCCACAATCTGGGGACCACACCGGGTAAACAACTGCTTGCCGACCTTGAACATCCCTACCTCATCAGCGAGAATGCGTACCCACTGCCGAGCTTCATCATAACTGTCGACATCCAGCGCAAAAATCAACCGATCTTTCATCAAATCCCCTTCCTATTCAACCAGCTTACGGGTTCGGGCGACAATCTCCTGAACACGTCGAATAACATCACTGCTCCCCTGTGTGCCAAGCACTTGACGCACGGTCAGACACTCGGCATAGACCAGCTCTTTCAAACTGTCGACCAGCAACTTCTTCTGGTCGCCCTCTTCAAGGCCGGTGAGATTTTTAACCAACTGCCCCCCGGACACAGAACCGTCCTGATTCAGACGCACCCCCCGAAACACGTAATTCATCGGATGTGGCGCTTCACGCATAAAGCGATTGGCATCCTCAATCAACCCATGATTCTGCGCATCAACACACTCACACAGCAGACACAAAACGCCATTAAACACCTCAAACAGTTCAGCAAACGCTTCACTGACCGGTTCGGGCCTGGCTTCGTTGACTTTAAGAAAACGCTTCTCTACCAATTGGTGCAGAACCCGCAAAGCGTCAAATTCGGGCAAACCGCTACGCGTCATCAACTGACCGACCTGGCCGGGAGACGAATAGGTCAGACCAAGGACATTTTTCTCCTCATCGGACAGTTCGGCGGGATCCTTTCCGGTATATTCAAGCATCGATTCCAGCGAACGCAGGCGGCGCAGATAGAGTGCTTTTTCATCAACGCGGCGCAAGCCTTCCATAATCAGATTCTGGGTGCTCATGGACAACTTGACAATATCATCGCGATTAAGATCACCGGCAGCAAAATAGCAGCTCCCCTCTTCGCAAGAGAACAGATTGTAAACAATCGTCTCCACCTGCTGCCGGGTGGCCAACCATAAATCGCGCGCAGCCACCAGGTTCTTTTTCACTAAAACCTTGCTTAGAGAATCTCCGGGACCAAGTTCAGAGCGCACTTGGCTGAGCTGGCTGCGTTCCAACTTGCCAATTTCACATAAGATTTCGCCGAGGTTTTCCTCAACGCGTTGGCTGGTGGCAAAAATAATTTCACCATCCTGAAAGAACACCTGACGGTTGCCATCAGGGATATCGAGATAGAGAATCCCGGTCTGACGAAACATATTAAAAAAGGACAAAACGTCGGCAATGGCCACCGAACCAAGAACCGCGGACATGCAGGGAACGCGTTCCCCTTCGACCGCCAGCAGAATATGCTGAGGAGAGGAGGAAACGACCTGAAGGTCACGCCCCTTCATTGATGAAAGAACGCGATGCGGCAGATTGACCCTGCCACTATCATCCAGTGTCACACGATACATGGCCTACTCCATGAGTTGACGTTTGACTTCGTCGACCAACCAGGACAGAGTTTCTGCAACCGGCATCATCATCCGTTCACCTTCCAGACGCTTTTGCACCTCAAAAGCGCCTTCTTTGAGCGCACGATTACCCACCGTCACCCGAATCGGAATACCGATCAGTTCGGCATCTTTGAACTTACTACCAGGCCGTTCGTCACGGTCATCAAGTAACACTTCAACCCCGGCGTCCATCAACTGTTGGTACAGTTCGCTGCCCGCCTGCATCACCTGCTCATCTTTGGGGTTGAGCAATGTAATAATCACCTGAAACGGCGCGATGGGCATCGGAAAGATCACCCCTTGGTCATCATGATTCTGTTCAATGGCGGCGGCAACGGTTCGGCCGATGCCAATGCCGTAACAGCCCATGACCAAAGGCGCCTCTTTGCCTTCGGCATTAAGGACCGTTGCTCCCAGAGCTTCGGAATATTTCGTTCCCAGCTTGAACACGTGGCCAACTTCGATACCACGCCACATCTGCAGGGTGCCGTCACAACGCGGGCAGCCGTCACCGGCTTGGGCCTGACGCAGATCGGCATAAGCTTCGACACTAAAGTCGCGCCCAGGGTTCGCGCCCATGTAATGAACGTCTTTTTCATTGCCGCCAACCACAGCATCGGCCATCGATTGCACTTCAAGATCAGCCAAAATCCGGCAATCCAGGCCGACAGGTCCGGCAAAGCCTACCGGTGCACCAGTCAACTCCTCCACGGCGATATCGCCGAGCATCACCACCTCAAGACAATCGAGATAGCGGCACAACTTGATCTCGTTAAGCTCACGATCACCACGCAGGAGTACGGCCAATTGCTCGCCGGTATCGGTTTGCACCAGCAGCGTTTTAATCAGGCGACTGTGGTCCATATCGAGAAATTCAGCCACCTCGGCAATGGTCTTACGCTCCGGCGTATCGATTTTCTGCAACTCAGCCTGCCCTTCGCCACTGCTCCCTTGCTCCTGGCGCATCTGGGCTTTTTCGACATTGGCCGCGTAATCACACTGATCGCAGGAGACAATCGCGTCTTCTCCCGACTCGGCCAGCACCATAAATTCATGGGAGGACGACCCGCCGATGTTACCGGTATCGGCTTCCACGGCACGAAATTTCAGGCCGCAGCGTTTAAAAATACGCTGATACGCCTGGTACATTTTTTCGTAGGCCGTATCCGCCCCGGCATCTTCCAGATCAAAGGAATAGGCATCTTTCATAATAAATTCACGACCACGCATCAGACCGAAACGGGGCCGGATCTCATCACGGAACTTACCTTGGATCTGGTACAGGTTTAGCGGCAACTGGCGATAGGAACGCACCGTACCGCGCACCACGTCGGTAATCACCTCTTCGTGGGTCGGTCCGAGGCAAAATTCCGTGTCCTTACGGTCTCTGATGCGCAGCAACTCTTTGCCGTATTGTTCCCAACGGCCAGACTCTTCCCATAGCCCGGCTGGAACCACCATCGGCATCAACAGCTCCATGGCACCGGCACGATCCATCTCCTCGCGGACGATCTGCTCCACCTTACGGATGGAACGCAATCCCAGCGGCAGATAGGTATAAATTCCCGCAGCAACCTTGCGGATCATTCCAGCGCGCATCATCAATTGATGGCTGACAATTTCCGCATCGGCCGGATTCTCTTTCAACGTGGGCAGCAAATACTCGGTTAAACGCATGATTCCGTTCCTTTTATGGCAATAAAAACTGATCGTGTTATCATCTCGTAAATACGTTCGCACGCTAGCTTATTTCGGGTTAAAATGCAAGCAATGCCGGGGCGCTGAAAGGATTCTAACCACGACGGCACCCCCGGTTCGGAACTGTCGCCAAAGACAACATTGATGGTCCAGGTGACAGCGTCTGATAAAATCCCGCACCACACCCGCTACCGTCAAGCCACGAGGTCTTATGAAAGAGCTACTCACCACCGCCACCTTTGCCCAACACGTTGCTGCAGGAACCCCCCTGATCGCCATCAATACCGGCAACGAACAACGTACCATCCAACTGATTCAAACCGCTGCAACCCGCAACCTCAAAGGGATGGAGCCGCCTAAAATATGGTCGTGCACCAGCGGCTTTGACGGTATCGACAACACCACCGATCCGGCAGATGCTCTGAGCTGGGCGCTCAATCAAACGGGACACGCCATCTTCGTCTTTGTCGACATGCACTGGTATTGGGACAACAATCCGAAAATCCAACGCCTGATGATCAATTTTTCCCAGCAACGCAGCAACGCCAGAAAAAGCCTGGTTTTTCTGGCCCTTGACCCGGCGATTCCGGAGCCGCTGCAAAGCCATTTTGTCCAACTCGACCACCCGCTGCCCAACGCGGCGGAGCTGTCTTCCTACCTGACAACGCACCGCGAGCAAGACCCGTATATCGATCAACTGCTGCAGCAGGATGACGCATTGCGAAAAATGGTGTTGGCCGCTCAGGGCCTTGATCTGATCCGCTTGGAGCGCGCCCTGCGCATGGCACGCCTCACCAAGGGCAACGATGTTGCCGAAGTGATCGGCGCTCTGCATCTCGACAAGAAGCGCGCCCTGGAGCAGACCGGCATTCTTGAGTTCATCGACAACGATCTGCAACCCGACCATGTCGGTGGCATGGAGAACCTCAAACACTGGATGGCCCGCCGCGAAAAGGCCTTTGGTGTTGATGAGCTGAGCAGCGGCGAAAACCTGCCCAGCGGCGTGCTGCTGATGGGGATCAGCGGTTGCGGAAAAAGTCTGTTCGTCAAAGCCATTGCCGCCCGCTGGAGCCTGCCTCTGCTGCGTCTCGACATGTCTACCGTCTACGAAGGGACCTATGGCACCCCGGAGCGCAGCCTGCACCGCGCCTGCCAGTTAGCCGAAGCCATTTCGCCTTGCGTGTTGTGGATTGATGAGATCGAATCGGGCATTTCCGAGCAAGGCTTCAAAAGCGGTGGAGGCTCATCATCGCGGGTGCTGGGCTACTTCCTTACTTGGATGCAGGAAAAGAAAAGTCCGGTGTTTGTGGCGGCCACGGCCAACGCCATTGAAATGTTACCGGCCGAGGTGCTACGCAAAGGCCGCTTTGACGAAATCTTTTATATCGCGCTGCCCGGCCTCAATGAACGCAAAGAGATCTTCACCATCCATCTTGACCGGCAAGGTCAGGACAGCAGCGCTTACGACACCACAACCCTGGCCCATTCCAGTAAAGGGTTTTCCGGGGCCGAGATCGAACAGGCCGTGGCCAGCGCCCGTTTTGAAGCCCAAGCGGCTCAACGTGTTATGACGGAAAAAGATATTATGGAAGCCATCGGTCAGACCGTGCCCATCTCAGTCACCATGGCCGAACAGATCAAGAAAATTGAAGCCTGGGCATTCAAGAGAGCGGTTCCCGCCAGCGAACACAGTGAGCGCTGACAACACCTGCAAAAATTCAACCTTGCTCTTCGAGGCGCTCGGCGAGAGCCAGCGCCTCTTCCACCAAGGCATCGGCCAATTCCGCCTGCGGTAAACGTCGAACGATCTCCCCCTTGCGAAACAACAGGCCCATCTCTTTGCCACCGGCAATGCCAAGGTCGGCCTCGCGCGCTTCTCCCGGACCGTTGACCACACAGCCCATCACCGCAATGGTCAACGGTGCCGTCAGCTGTTGCAGACGCACCTCCACCTCCTCAGCGACGCGGATCAGATCGATCTGACACCGGCCACAGGTGGGGCAACTGACAAAGACCGGGCCGCGTTGGCGCAACTTCAACGACTTAAGGATCTCCCAGCCGACCCGCACTTCCTCCACCGGATCGCCGGTTAGCGACACACGCAGGGTGTCGCCAATGCCGTCGTACAACAGCGCCCCCAGTCCGACGGCACTCTTGATGGTTCCGGCCCAGGTGGTGCCCGCTTCGGTAATACCGATATGTAACGGGTAATCAACTTGGTCGGCCAGCAAACGGTAGGCTTCTACAGTACGTCGCACGTCAGACGCCTTGAGGCTGACTTTCATCTGATCATAACCAAGTTCTTCAACAATACGGATATGGCCGAGGGCGCTCTCCACCATGGCCTGTGCGGTAGCATGACCATGGCGCTCGAGCAACTCCTTCTCCAGCGAGCCACCGTTGACACCGATACGGATCGGCAAACGCCTTTCAGAGCAGGCCCTAACCACTTCGGCCACCTTCCATGATTCGCCGATGTTGCCGGGGTTGATACGCAATCCGGCCACGCCACTGTCAACAGCCTGCAGGGCCAGACGGTAATCAAAATGAATGTCGGCAATCAGTGGAATGGTGCAGCCATCAACGATCCCGTGTAACGCATTCGCCGCGTCCATATCCGGCACAGCACAGCGGACGATTTCACAACCGGCGGCCTCCAGGGCACGAATCTGGGTCAATGTTGCTGCAATATCGCGGGTGTCGGTATTACACATGGACTGCACGGAAACCGGCGCACCGCCACCAACCGCCACCGAACCAACCTGCAACGCACGTGTTTTGCGTTCTGTGTTCACAACCTTCTCCTTCGTTCTCACCCCAACCGATGCGGGCCATGCCAGAACAACTGATAAATTAACAACTTAAATATTTTTCAACGATCTACTCACAAAATTCGGACTCTTATCAAAACCTCACGCATCTAGCCACAGCCACACAGCAGCGTCAAGACGCAAAGATAGCATTGACACACCCCGTTCAAGCGGCTACTGTCGCCCCAATCACATCTATTTATAACACCATGGACGCTTTATGAAAAAAAATACCCGCGGTCCGGCAAAACGCCCTGCCCTGAGACAAGAACCGATCACCGTAACAATCGACCATCTCAACGTTGACGGAATCGGTGTCGGCCGCCACGAAAACAAAGAGATCCTTATCGCCGGTACCCTGCCTGGCGAGGACGTTCTGGCCGCGATTGACCATGAGGGTCAGCGCCGGATCATCGGTAAACTGATTAAAGTCCTGCGCAGAAGCCGCCAACGCGTAACGCCGGGCTGCAAGCTGGCAAAGAACTGTTCAGGCTGCCCGCTGATTCACCTCGGCTACCGCCATCAGCTCGACTTTAAACGGGGCATGATTGAGGATGCGTTAAGCCACTACCCGACCCTAGGCCACGTCACGGTTCATGCGGTGTGGTCCTCTGAAGAGACCTTCGGCTACCGGACCATCGCCAAACTGGCCATTGCCAAAGTGCACGGCAAAGCGCGGGTCGGCCTCTACAAACGTGGCTCACATCAGGTGTTGGATATCGGCAATTGCCCGCAGCAGCATCCACTCATCAACCAGATCGCCCAAGCCTTACGTGAAGAGATCGAAAAACAGGATATCTACGTGTACAACCCGGTGTCACGCCGTGGTCTGTTGCGCTATGTGGCCATCCGCGTCAGCCCACAGGCAAACAAGGCTCTGGTCACCCTGGTGACAACCGAACGCAACTACCGCGAGATGACCCATCTGGCCAAATGGTTGAAGAAAAAGGTGCCGCAGATCATCGGAGTGCATCAGAACATCAACGCCTCCACCGGCAATGTCATCTTTGGCTCAACCACGGTTAAAGTGATTGGCGCCGGCGACCTGATTGATCAGGTCGGAGATATTCGTCTGCGCCTGTCGCCGACATCGTTCTTTCAAGTCAACAACCGGCAAGCTGCACGCATTTATGCCCAGGTCCAGTCCTGGGCTGACCTCGGACCCAAAGACACAGCAGTCGATCTGTATTGTGGTGTCGGCGGCATCGCCATGCACTTGGCTACCAGTGGAGCAAAAGTCACAGGAATTGAGATCAACGAAGACGCCATCTTTAATGCCAAAGCTGCCGCGGAACTCAATGAACTGGGCAACTGCCGTTTTATCGTCGGTGATGCTGGCGAGATTCTCCACGACATGCAGCGGGAGCTGTCCCCACTCAAAGTTGCCGTGGTCAATCCCCCGCGCGGTGGCTGCAGTGAGGAGATTATTGCCACCCTCGGCCAACTGCGCCCACAGACTCTGATCTATGTTTCCTGCAATCCGTACAGCCTCGGCAGGGATCTCCACCTGTTGACACAGCAAGGCTTCACGGTTGAAGAGCTGCAGCCGGTGGATATGTTCCCCCAGACAGCCCATGTGGAATCGGTGGTCCGCCTGCGCATGGACAACAGCGAAAAAGTTTGAGAGCAAGGGCTTGCCTCCGGCAGACAATTGCATTAGGATGAGGGCTCATAACCTCTGCACATGACAGGTATAACCAATGAAAATTCTTGATTGTCGCGAATTGCAATGTCCCCGCCCCGTTCTGGAAACCCGTAAACAGATTCTGGCCCATCCCGATGAGCCGGTTCAGGTGCGTGTCGGTAATGATATCGCCCAGGCCAATGTCACCCGTCTGGCCACCAAAGAAGGGTTTGCCGTAACGGCAACAAGCAAAGGCGATGAGATCGTCCTTGATCTGACCCCACAGGAGACTCCCCAGGTCGTTGAAACACAGGCGCCACCAGCAACGACGAAAAAAATCACGCAAGACACCGTGGTTTACATCGCCAGCGCCTGCATGGGACGTGGCAATGATGAGCTCGGCGAAGTGCTGATGCGCAACTTCATCTGCACCCTGTTGGAGTCCAGCCAGTTGCCCTCGACCATGCTGTTTGTCAACGGCGGTGTCAAACTGACCTGTGAAGGCTCTGCGGTCCTCGAACCACTGCAACGCCTTGAAGAGTCGGGAGTTACCATCAACGTCTGCGGCTTGTGCCTGGAATTTTACGAGTTGAAAGATCAACTCAAGGTGGGGCAGGTGTCCAACATGCTCGACACGGTTGAAGCCATGCAACAGGCCGACCGCATTATCCAGCCATAGGGCGTACGGATAAAATGCTTGAATCAAATCTGCCTAGCTGATATACATCTTCCCTCAAACGGGGGAGTAGCTAGTAGCCTGGTGGCGCTCACGGCCTTCAAAGCCGATGGGGGGCGTATCCCGTCCCCGGTGGGTTCGATTCCCATCTGCTCCCGCCAAAATCCAACAAAAACAGAGCAATCTCTTTTCGTTATAGAGACTGCTCTGTCTGTTTTCCGGCTCAAAAAAGTACGCTTGCCCCAAGAAGGTTCCGCCACATGATCGCCGGTCTGTCGCTAAACCCGGCGCTCGACAATCCGCAACTCTTTTAGTGCAGCAAAGATGGCATCCTGCCACTCTTCACCACTCAAGCCCCATTCACGGCACGCGATGGCATCAATGCCGTCTTTGGCATAATCAACCAGTTCGGAAAAGGTGTAACGCTCAACGCAATGGCTGGCGTAATCAAAAATCCTTCCATTCAATTCTTTGATGTATTTGATCAAAGCACCCTCCTTGAAACACTTACGATCGAACATGCCAGGCTTGGCCATACGAGGCCGTCGCCCGTGTTGTGATTGAAAACAGGACAACGGCCAGGCCTCCGCACAACCCGGCTACATAAAACACCGACGACAGACCCTCACTGCTCAGCAACAGCGCTCCGAGCACAGGGCCGACGACAAAGCCGAGATTGAGGCTGGCATTGAACATGCCGACAGCAAATCCGGTGCCAAATCGCTGTCCCTCTTCCACCAGAAGAGCCGTACTTGCCGGTTGCGAAAGTCCGCTGAACAGGCCGATAGCCATCCCCAGAACAAGAACCTGATGAAAGGTTGTTGCCAAGGGGATCAGAACATAGAGCAGCGACACCACGGTACCGCCAACCATAACCAACACAGATCGAGAGCAGCGATCGGTCAGTTTTCCCATCGGCCGCAGACACAAGGTCATAACGACCGATGTGGACGCCATGACCATCCCCACTTCAACACCGGTCAGCCCCAGTTTCGACATCAACAGGATCGGCATAAAGGAAACAAAGATGACAATGCCGCAGGCGCGGCCGAAAATAAACACCAACAATCCCGGCAGAGCACTGTGTTGAAGAGAGCGGCGAGAGCGGGCCTGACGATTTGCGGACACAGGCATGGTGGTCGTGCGTGCCGTATTGTCATCGGTGGGGATCAACAGCACAGCAACCAGCAATGCCGCGAGACACAGTCCGGCGAGCAACACAAAAATGCCATCAAAGCCCCACTGGTCCATAATAATTCCGCCGATCAGCGGACCAAGGCTTAAGGCGCCGTAGAAGGACATGTCAAAGGTCGCGACCATTTTCCCGCGGCTATGCGGCAATGTGGTTTCACCAACCAGTGACAGCACCACCGGACGGAACATCGCGCAACCAAGACCCTGCATCAGACGCAAAATAATCAGTGTTTGCACTCGGGTTATCGACAGGCACAGCAGCGAAACCAGCAGAAACACCATCAGACTGATCACAATCAGGCGTTTGCGGCCAAAACGGTCTGACAGTTTGCCCATAAACGGACTGAACACAATCTTGGACGCGGCATAGAAGCCGATGGCGGCACCGAGAATCGCTCCGCGCGCACCAAGACTTTGGGCAAAGACCGAAAAAAATGCATCGGAAACGCCCAAACCGAGGGTCACGGCAAAATTGATAAAGAAGACGCCCTTAAACAACCAACGATGTGCTTTATCCATGGTGTCCCCCTGGAAAATCATGACGATCTACCGCTACGGGCTCAACAGGCCGCTAAAGACTCTCCAACAGGTGGCCCATTCTGGCCTGCTTGGTCTGCAGATAGTGAAGGTTGCTGTCCACCGGTTCAATCGCCAGCGGGACCCGTTCAACATCTGCCATGCCATAGTGCTCCAGGGCATCAAGTTTGTCCGGATTGTTAGTCATCAGGCGAACATGCTGCACATCAAGATCTCTGAGCATGGCCGCACCAATACCATAATCGCGCGAATCGGCCGCAAAACCGAGTCGCAGATTGGCTTCGAGAGTGTCGTGGCCCTGATCCTGCAATTCATAAGCACGCAGCTTATTGATCAAGCCAATACCACGCCCTTCCTGACGCAGATAAAGAATGATTCCTGAGCCTTCCTGGCTAATGGCCATCATGGCTTTGGACAACTGCAGACCGCAGTCACAGCGCAGGCTACCGAACACATCGCCAGTTAAGCATTCGGAATGAATTCGTACCAGGGTCGGCTGTTGTGGGTTGACCTCCCCCTTAACCAGAGCCAGGTGTTCCAGGCCATCAATATCATTTTGATAACCGATCACCCGAAAGGTGCCGTAGGGGGTTGGCAACACGGTTTCCGCTGCCCGCCGCACCAGCGGTTCATGACGCAGGCGATAGGCGACCAGATCGGCGACGGTACAAATGCCGATATTGTGTTTGACGGCGAACTCACGGAGCTGAGGCATACGCGCCATGGTGCCATCGTCGTTCATGATTTCGCAGATCACTCCGGCAGGTTTCAGCCCGGCCAGGCGAGCCAGATCAACCGAGCCTTCGGTCTGCCCGGTGCGGACAAGCACTCCGCCATCTCGTGCTCGCAAAGGAAAAACATGCCCAGGCCGCGCCAGGTCACCTGCAACGCTCTCGTTATCAATGGCGGTTAAAATGGTCTGCGCCCGATCGGCGGCGGAGATGCCGGTGGAAACACCCTGCCGCGCTTCGATCGACACGGTAAACGCGGTACCAAAGGTGCAACTGTTTTCAACCGCCATCGGTGGCAACTCCAGGCGGTCACAGTCCTGCCCGGTCAGACTCAGGCAGATCAATCCACGGCCAAAGCGCGCCATAAAGTTGACAATGTCAGGAGTGACCTTTTCAGCGGCAACAACCAGATCACCTTCGTTTTCGCGATCTTCGTCATCAACCAGGATCACCATATTACCGGCGCTAATCTCATCAATGGCTTGTTCTATCGAAAGTAAGGGCATTGTCTGAACCTCTTTAAAGATCCCCCGGCAGAGCCGGGGGATGTGGAGGCAAGCAGCTCAAGAAATTTCTTCAACAGGAGAAAGTACTGAAGAACAGGTTACGCGTGGAGGCGAACGCATTGAGCTGCTTACACATGAGAACATTCGATTTACCGGAGTGACGTGGGACAGTCCAGAGTCCCACGCCCCCCGAATGTCTC
The nucleotide sequence above comes from Desulfuromonas acetoxidans DSM 684. Encoded proteins:
- a CDS encoding MFS transporter; the encoded protein is MDKAHRWLFKGVFFINFAVTLGLGVSDAFFSVFAQSLGARGAILGAAIGFYAASKIVFSPFMGKLSDRFGRKRLIVISLMVFLLVSLLCLSITRVQTLIILRLMQGLGCAMFRPVVLSLVGETTLPHSRGKMVATFDMSFYGALSLGPLIGGIIMDQWGFDGIFVLLAGLCLAALLVAVLLIPTDDNTARTTTMPVSANRQARSRRSLQHSALPGLLVFIFGRACGIVIFVSFMPILLMSKLGLTGVEVGMVMASTSVVMTLCLRPMGKLTDRCSRSVLVMVGGTVVSLLYVLIPLATTFHQVLVLGMAIGLFSGLSQPASTALLVEEGQRFGTGFAVGMFNASLNLGFVVGPVLGALLLSSEGLSSVFYVAGLCGGLAVVLFSITTRATASYGQAWHVRS
- a CDS encoding bifunctional 3,4-dihydroxy-2-butanone-4-phosphate synthase/GTP cyclohydrolase II — encoded protein: MPLLSIEQAIDEISAGNMVILVDDEDRENEGDLVVAAEKVTPDIVNFMARFGRGLICLSLTGQDCDRLELPPMAVENSCTFGTAFTVSIEARQGVSTGISAADRAQTILTAIDNESVAGDLARPGHVFPLRARDGGVLVRTGQTEGSVDLARLAGLKPAGVICEIMNDDGTMARMPQLREFAVKHNIGICTVADLVAYRLRHEPLVRRAAETVLPTPYGTFRVIGYQNDIDGLEHLALVKGEVNPQQPTLVRIHSECLTGDVFGSLRCDCGLQLSKAMMAISQEGSGIILYLRQEGRGIGLINKLRAYELQDQGHDTLEANLRLGFAADSRDYGIGAAMLRDLDVQHVRLMTNNPDKLDALEHYGMADVERVPLAIEPVDSNLHYLQTKQARMGHLLESL